Proteins from one Physeter macrocephalus isolate SW-GA chromosome 16, ASM283717v5, whole genome shotgun sequence genomic window:
- the MFRP gene encoding membrane frizzled-related protein, which yields MKDCSDIILCVEATELSKTEFCNPAFEPESGPPCPLPSHQEDASCSSRAPWHGRRPRGLQPDCPFSWLCVLLLAGLLLLLGLLVAIILAQWQATPASGASHHPLPSQGLTTIGSTPTPTPTTSQATGSPKGQPEAGMSPAPQSTCGGLLPGPRGFFSSPDYPDPYPPNAHCVWHIQVATDHAIQLKIEALSVESVASCLFDRLEISPEPEGPLLRVCGRVPPPTLNTNASHLRVAFVSDSSVEGSGFHAWYQAVAPGHGSCAHDEFACDQLVCLLPDSVCDGFASCADGSDEANCSAKFSGCGGNLTGLQGTFSAPSYLQQYPHQQLCTWHISVPAGHGIELLFHNFSLEAQDECKFDYVEVYETRNSGALSLLGRFCGAEPPPRLISSHHQLAVLFRTDHGISTGGFSATYRALNATENPCGTGEFSCRDGGCKHLQWMCGMWRDCAESRNDNCSIPLLPPPELACEPVQVEMCIGLGYNTTAFPNIWVGMATQEEVVEVLRGYKSLTSLPCYQNFRRLLCGLLVPHCTPLGSVLPPCRSVCQEAERQCQSGLALLGTPWPFNCNRLPEAAGLEACAQP from the exons ATGAAGGACTGCTCAGACATCATCCTCTGCGTGGAGGCGACAGAGCTGAGCAAG ACTGAATTCTGCAATCCTGCTTTTGAGCCTGAATCAGGGCCACCTTGCCCCCTACCCAGCCACCAGGAGGACGCCAGCTGCAGCTCCCGAGCTCCCTGGCATG GTCGGCGTCCCCGAGGGCTGCAGCCTGACTGCCCCTTCTCCTGGCTGTGTGTCCTCCTGCTGGCCGGCCTGCTGCTGCTCCTTGGGCTGCTGGTGGCCATCATCCTGGCCC AATGGCAGGCTACACCTGCGTCCGGGGCCTCCCATCATCCACTGCCTTCCCAAGGCCTCACCACCATTGgctccacccccactcccacccccaccacctcTCAGGCAACTGGGTCCCCTAAAGGGCAACCGGAGGCAGGCATGAGCCCCGCACCCCAGTCGA CCTGTGGGGGCCTCCTTCCTGGCCCAAGGGGCTTCTTCAGCAGCCCCGACTACCCAGACCCTTACCCACCCAACGCCCACTGCGTGTGGCATATCCAAGTGGCCACAGACCATGCAATACAGCTCAAGATCGAAGCTCTCAGCGTGGAGAGTGTGGCCTCCTGTCTTTTTGATCGCTTGGAAATCTCCCCCGAGCCTGAAGGCCCCCTCCTCAG AGTGTGTGGGAGGGTGCCTCCCCCCACACTCAACACCAATGCCAGCCACCTGCGCGTGGCCTTCGTCTCTGACAGCAGCGTGGAAGGATCTGGCTTCCATGCCTGGTACCAGGCCGTGGCCCCCGGTCATG GGAGCTGTGCCCACGATGAATTCGCCTGCGACCAGCTCGTCTGCCTGCTACCTGACTCGGTGTGTGACGGCTTTGCCAGTTGCGCTGACGGCAGTGATGAGGCCAACTGCAGCGCCAAGTTCTCGG GGTGTGGGGGGAACCTGACTGGGCTCCAGGGCACTTTCTCTGCTCCCAGCTACCTGCAGCAGTACCCTCACCAACAG CTTTGCACCTGGCACATCTCGGTGCCCGCTGGACATGGCATTGAACTGCTGTTCCACAACTTCAGCCTGGAAGCTCAGGACGAGTGCAAGTTTGACTACGTGGAAGTGTATGAGACCCGCAACTCAGGGGCCCTCAGCCTCCTGGGCAG GTTCTGTGGAGCAGAGCCGCCCCCGCGCCTCATCTCCTCGCACCACCAGCTGGCTGTGCTCTTTAGGACAGACCATGGCATCAGCACCGGGGGCTTCTCGGCCACCTACCGGGCCCTCAATGCCACAGAGA ACCCCTGTGGGACCGGAGAGTTCTCCTGCCGGGATGGAGGGTGTAAGCATCTGCAGTGGATGTGTGGCATGTGGAGAGACTGCGCAGAGAGCCGCAATGACAACTGCAGCATCCCCTTGCTCCCACCCCCAG agCTGGCCTGTGAGCCTGTCCAGGTGGAGATGTGCATCGGTCTGGGCTACAACACCACGGCCTTCCCTAACATCTGGGTGGGCATGGCCACCCAGGAGGAGGTAGTGGAGGTCCTCAGAGGTTACAAG AGTCTGACAAGCCTGCCCTGCTACCAGAATTTCCGGAGGCTCCTTTGTGGGCTACTTGTGCCCCACTGCACCCCGCTAGGCAGTGTCCTTCCCCCTTGCCGTTCTGTCTGCCAGGAGGCAGAGCGCCAGTGCCAGTCTGGCCTGGCACTACTGGGCACCCCCTGGCCCTTTAACTGCAACAGGCTGCCTGAGGCAGCTGGCCTGGAGGCTTGTGCCCAGCCCTGA
- the C1QTNF5 gene encoding complement C1q tumor necrosis factor-related protein 5 isoform X1 produces MAVGWGPSRLRRGGDRDRSQDSGSRLLSCPAHRRPEACGVRAPRASAMRPLLALLLLGLAAGSPPLDDNKIPSLCPGHPGLPGTPGHHGSQGLPGRDGRDGRDGAPGAPGAKGEGGRPGKKRLRWEAGLPGPRGEPGPRGEAGPVGAAGPAGECSVPPRSAFSVKRSESRVPPPSDAPLPFDRVLVNEQGHYDAVTGKFTCQVPGVYYFAVHATVYRASLQFDLVKNGESIASFFQFFGGWPKPASLSGGAMVRLEPKDQVWVQVGVGDYIGIYASIKTDSTFSGFLVYSDWHNSPVFA; encoded by the exons atggcagtggggtggggaccGAGCCGGCTGCGCCGGGGCGGGGACCGAGACAGGTCCCAGGATTCTGGGTCCCGACTCCTGTCCTGCCCAGCCCACAGACGACCAGAGGCCTGCGGCGTCCGGGCTCCGCGTGCCAGCGCCATGAGGCCGCTCCTCGCTCTGCTGCTCCTGGGCTTGGCGGCCGGCTCGCCCCCGCTGGACGACAACAAGATCCCCAGCCTATGCCCGGGGCACCCCGGCCTTCCCGGCACGCCCGGCCACCATGGCAGCCAGGGTCTGCCCGGCCGCGACGGCCGCGACGGCCGCGATGGCGCGCCCGGGGCTCCGGGAGCGAAAGGCGAGGGCGGGAGGCCGGGTAAGAAGCGCCTCCGCTGGGAGGCGG gcCTCCCGGGGCCGCGTGGGGAGCCCGGGCCGCGAGGAGAAGCAGGCCCCGTGGGGGCGGCCGGGCCAGCAGGCGAGTGCTCGGTGCCTCCGCGCTCCGCCTTCAGCGTCAAGCGCTCAGAGAGCCGGGTGCCCCCGCCGTCGGACGCGCCCCTACCCTTCGACCGCGTGCTGGTGAATGAGCAGGGACATTACGACGCCGTCACCGGCAAGTTCACCTGCCAGGTGCCCGGGGTCTACTACTTCGCCGTCCATGCCACCGTCTACCGGGCTAGCCTGCAGTTCGATCTGGTCAAGAATGGAGAGTCCATCGCCTCTTTCTTCCAGTTCTTCGGGGGGTGGCCCAAGCCAGCCTCGCTCTCCGGGGGCGCCATGGTGAGGCTGGAGCCCAAAGACCAGGTGTGGGTACAGGTGGGCGTGGGTGATTATATTGGCATCTACGCCAGCATCAAGACAGACAGCACCTTCTCTGGATTTCTAGTGTATTCTGACTGGCACAACTCCCCTGTCTTTGCTTGA
- the C1QTNF5 gene encoding complement C1q tumor necrosis factor-related protein 5 isoform X2 codes for MAVGWGPSRLRRGGDRDRSQDSGSRLLSCPAHRRPEACGVRAPRASAMRPLLALLLLGLAAGSPPLDDNKIPSLCPGHPGLPGTPGHHGSQGLPGRDGRDGRDGAPGAPGAKGEGGRPGLPGPRGEPGPRGEAGPVGAAGPAGECSVPPRSAFSVKRSESRVPPPSDAPLPFDRVLVNEQGHYDAVTGKFTCQVPGVYYFAVHATVYRASLQFDLVKNGESIASFFQFFGGWPKPASLSGGAMVRLEPKDQVWVQVGVGDYIGIYASIKTDSTFSGFLVYSDWHNSPVFA; via the exons atggcagtggggtggggaccGAGCCGGCTGCGCCGGGGCGGGGACCGAGACAGGTCCCAGGATTCTGGGTCCCGACTCCTGTCCTGCCCAGCCCACAGACGACCAGAGGCCTGCGGCGTCCGGGCTCCGCGTGCCAGCGCCATGAGGCCGCTCCTCGCTCTGCTGCTCCTGGGCTTGGCGGCCGGCTCGCCCCCGCTGGACGACAACAAGATCCCCAGCCTATGCCCGGGGCACCCCGGCCTTCCCGGCACGCCCGGCCACCATGGCAGCCAGGGTCTGCCCGGCCGCGACGGCCGCGACGGCCGCGATGGCGCGCCCGGGGCTCCGGGAGCGAAAGGCGAGGGCGGGAGGCCGG gcCTCCCGGGGCCGCGTGGGGAGCCCGGGCCGCGAGGAGAAGCAGGCCCCGTGGGGGCGGCCGGGCCAGCAGGCGAGTGCTCGGTGCCTCCGCGCTCCGCCTTCAGCGTCAAGCGCTCAGAGAGCCGGGTGCCCCCGCCGTCGGACGCGCCCCTACCCTTCGACCGCGTGCTGGTGAATGAGCAGGGACATTACGACGCCGTCACCGGCAAGTTCACCTGCCAGGTGCCCGGGGTCTACTACTTCGCCGTCCATGCCACCGTCTACCGGGCTAGCCTGCAGTTCGATCTGGTCAAGAATGGAGAGTCCATCGCCTCTTTCTTCCAGTTCTTCGGGGGGTGGCCCAAGCCAGCCTCGCTCTCCGGGGGCGCCATGGTGAGGCTGGAGCCCAAAGACCAGGTGTGGGTACAGGTGGGCGTGGGTGATTATATTGGCATCTACGCCAGCATCAAGACAGACAGCACCTTCTCTGGATTTCTAGTGTATTCTGACTGGCACAACTCCCCTGTCTTTGCTTGA
- the C1QTNF5 gene encoding complement C1q tumor necrosis factor-related protein 5 isoform X3, translating into MRPLLALLLLGLAAGSPPLDDNKIPSLCPGHPGLPGTPGHHGSQGLPGRDGRDGRDGAPGAPGAKGEGGRPGKKRLRWEAGLPGPRGEPGPRGEAGPVGAAGPAGECSVPPRSAFSVKRSESRVPPPSDAPLPFDRVLVNEQGHYDAVTGKFTCQVPGVYYFAVHATVYRASLQFDLVKNGESIASFFQFFGGWPKPASLSGGAMVRLEPKDQVWVQVGVGDYIGIYASIKTDSTFSGFLVYSDWHNSPVFA; encoded by the exons ATGAGGCCGCTCCTCGCTCTGCTGCTCCTGGGCTTGGCGGCCGGCTCGCCCCCGCTGGACGACAACAAGATCCCCAGCCTATGCCCGGGGCACCCCGGCCTTCCCGGCACGCCCGGCCACCATGGCAGCCAGGGTCTGCCCGGCCGCGACGGCCGCGACGGCCGCGATGGCGCGCCCGGGGCTCCGGGAGCGAAAGGCGAGGGCGGGAGGCCGGGTAAGAAGCGCCTCCGCTGGGAGGCGG gcCTCCCGGGGCCGCGTGGGGAGCCCGGGCCGCGAGGAGAAGCAGGCCCCGTGGGGGCGGCCGGGCCAGCAGGCGAGTGCTCGGTGCCTCCGCGCTCCGCCTTCAGCGTCAAGCGCTCAGAGAGCCGGGTGCCCCCGCCGTCGGACGCGCCCCTACCCTTCGACCGCGTGCTGGTGAATGAGCAGGGACATTACGACGCCGTCACCGGCAAGTTCACCTGCCAGGTGCCCGGGGTCTACTACTTCGCCGTCCATGCCACCGTCTACCGGGCTAGCCTGCAGTTCGATCTGGTCAAGAATGGAGAGTCCATCGCCTCTTTCTTCCAGTTCTTCGGGGGGTGGCCCAAGCCAGCCTCGCTCTCCGGGGGCGCCATGGTGAGGCTGGAGCCCAAAGACCAGGTGTGGGTACAGGTGGGCGTGGGTGATTATATTGGCATCTACGCCAGCATCAAGACAGACAGCACCTTCTCTGGATTTCTAGTGTATTCTGACTGGCACAACTCCCCTGTCTTTGCTTGA
- the RNF26 gene encoding E3 ubiquitin-protein ligase RNF26, with protein sequence MEAVYLVVNGVGLLLDVLTLVLDLNFLLVSSLLASLAWLLAFIYNLPHTVLTSLLHLGRGVLLSLLAFLEAVVPFTFGGFQALCTVLYSCCSGLESLKLLGHLASHGALRSREILHRGVLNMVSNGHALLRQVCDICAITMSLVAYVINSLVNICLIGTQNLFSLVLALWDAVMGPLWRMTDVVAAFLAHISSSAVAMSILLWTPCQLVLELLASASRLLASFVLVNLTGLLLLACVLAVTVTLLHPDLTLRLATRVLSQLHARPSYHRLREDVVRLSRLALGLEAWRRVWSRSLQLASWANRGGAPGAPQGGPRRVPSARTWRQDPLTEAGPRSEAEEEEVRMARVTAARGRERLNVEEPVAGQDPWKLLKEQEERKKCVICQDQSKTVLLLPCRHLCLCQACTEILMRHPVYHRNCPLCRRGILQTLNVYL encoded by the coding sequence ATGGAGGCTGTGTACCTGGTAGTGAATGGGGTGGGCCTGTTGCTGGATGTGCTGACCTTGGTGTTGGACCTCAACTTCCTGCTGGTGTCCTCCCTCCTGGCTTCCCTGGCCTGGCTCCTGGCCTTCATCTACAACCTGCCACATACGGTACTGACTAGTCTTCTGCACTTGGGCCGTGGAGTCTTGCTGTCATTGCTGGCCTTCCTCGAAGCCGTGGTTCCCTTCACCTTTGGGGGCTTTCAGGCCTTGTGTACCGTACTGTACAGCTGCTGTTCTGGCCTGGAAAGCTTAAAGCTCCTGGGGCACCTGGCCTCCCACGGGGCGCTTAGGAGCCGGGAGATCCTGCACCGGGGTGTCCTCAATATGGTCTCCAATGGCCATGCTTTGCTGCGCCAGGTCTGTGACATCTGTGCCATCACCATGAGCCTGGTGGCCTATGTGATCAATAGCCTGGTCAACATCTGCCTCATTGGCACTCAGAACCTTTTCTCCCTGGTGCTGGCCCTGTGGGATGCAGTGATGGGACCGCTGTGGAGGATGACGGATGTAGTGGCTGCTTTCCTAGCCCACATTTCCAGCAGTGCTGTGGCCATGTCCATCCTCCTCTGGACCCCCTGCCAACTGGTTCTGGAGCTCTTGGCCTCTGCTTCCCGCCTTCTGGCCAGCTTTGTGCTTGTCAATCTCACTGGCCTGCTGCTGCTGGCTTGCGTGCTGGCAGTGACAGTGACTCTGTTGCACCCGGACCTCACCCTGAGGCTGGCCACCCGGGTGCTCAGTCAGCTCCATGCCCGGCCATCCTACCACCGGCTCAGAGAGGATGTTGTGCGGCTCTCTCGCCTAGCACTGGGCTTGGAGGCCTGGCGCCGAGTCTGGAGCCGTAGCCTGCAGCTGGCGAGCTGGGCTAACCGGGGAGGGGCCCCAGGGGCCCCCCAGGGTGGCCCTAGGAGGGTGCCCTCTGCCAGGACCTGGCGACAGGACCCTCTTACTGAAGCTGGGCCCAGATCAGAGGCAGAAGAAGAGGAGGTCAGGATGGCCAGAGTGACAGCTGCCCGGGGCCGGGAGAGGCTCAATGTGGAGGAGCCTGTAGCTGGGCAAGACCCATGGAAATTACTGAAGGAGCAAGAGGAGCGGAAGAAGTGCGTCATCTGCCAGGACCAGAGCAAGACAGTGCTGCTTCTGCCTTGTCGGCACCTGTGCCTCTGCCAGGCCTGCACTGAGATCCTGATGCGCCACCCTGTCTACCACCGCAACTGCCCACTGTGCCGCCGGGGCATCCTGCAGACCCTCAATGTCTACCTCTGA
- the MCAM gene encoding cell surface glycoprotein MUC18 isoform X2, whose translation MERSGLICAFLIAACCCCRRAAGVPGEAEQPEPEQVEVEVGGTALLRCGPSHSQGNFSHADWFSVHKEKPTLIFRVRQGQGQSEPGEYQSRLSLQDKGTTLVLTGITPHDERIFLCQGKRPRSQEHRIQLRVYKAPEEPLIQVNALGISVNSEEPGEVATCVGRNGYPLPQVTWYKNSQSLKEEKNRVHIQSSQIVESSGLYTLRSVLKAQLTKEDKDAQFYCELSYRLPSGNHMKESREVTVPVFYPAERVWLEVEPEGMLKEGDRVEIRCLADGNPPPHFSISKQNLSTREMEEERTDDNGVLVLEPAQKEHSGLYECQGLDLETTASLLSDQQELVVNYVSEVRVSPAAPETQEGSSLTLTCEAESNQDLEFQWLREKTGKVLAKGPVLPLRNLKREAGGGYRCVASVPSVPGLNRTQLVNVAIFGSPWMALRERKMWVKENSVLNLSCEASGHPRPSIVWSVDGAASEQDQDPQSVLSVLSVLVTPELLETGAECVASNSLGRNTTVIILELDSNRTTSLSTSTVSPYARANSTSTEKKLTEPESKGVVIVAVTVCVLVLAVLGAVLYFFYKKGKLPCGRSGKQEITLPPSRKGEFVVEVKSDKLPEEMGLLQGSNGDKRAPGDQGEKYIDLRH comes from the exons ATGGAACGGTCCGGGCTCATCTGCGCCTTCCTGATCGCCGCCTGCTGCTGCTGTCGCCGCGCCGCGG gTGTGCCTGGAGAGGCTGAGCAGCCCGAGCCGGAGCAGGTGGAGGTGGAAGTGGGCGGCACTGCCCTTCTGAGATGTGGCCCCTCCCACTCCCAGGGCAACTTCAGCCACGCGGACTGGTTTTCT GTCCACAAGGAGAAGCCAACACTCATCTTCCGCGTGCGTCAGGGCCAGGGCCAGAGCGAACCTGGGGAGTACCAGAGTCGGCTCAGCCTCCAGGACAAAGGGACTACTCTGGTCCTAACAGGCATCACCCCCCACGATGAGCGCATCTTCCTGTGCCAGGGCAAGCGCCCCCGGTCCCAGGAGCACCGGATCCAGCTCCGTGTCTACA AAGCTCCGGAGGAGCCACTCATCCAGGTCAATGCCTTGGGCATTTCTGTGAACAGTGAGGAGCCTGGGGAG GTTGCCACCTGTGTGGGGAGGAATGGGTACCCCCTTCCTCAAGTCACCTGGTACAAGAACAGCCAGTCCCTGAAGGAGGAGAAGAACC ggGTCCACATCCAGTCGTCCCAGATCGTGGAGTCGAGCGGTCTGTACACCTTGAGGAGCGTTCTGAAGGCACAGCTGACCAAGGAGGACAAAGATGCCCAGTTTTACTGCGAGCTCAGCTATCGGCTGCCCAGTGGGAACCACATGAAGGAATCTAGGGAGGTCACTGTCCCTGTTTTCT ACCCGGCAGAGAGAGTGTGGCTGGAAGTGGAGCCTGAGGGGATGCTGAAGGAGGGGGACCGCGTGGAAATCAGGTGTTTGGCTGATGGCAACCCCCCGCCCCACTTCAGCATCAGCAAGCAG AACCTCAGCACcagggagatggaggaagagaggaCCGATGACAACGGGGTCCTGGTCTTGGAGCCAGCCCAGAAGGAGCATAGCGGCCTCTACGAATGTCAGGGCCTGGACTTGGAAACCACGGCATCGCTGCTGAGCGACCAACAGGAGCTGGTGGTGAACT ATGTGTCTGAAGTCCGGGTGAGCCCCGCAGCCCCCGAGACCCAGGAGGGCAGCAGCCTCACCCTGACCTGTGAGGCAGAGAGTAACCAGGACCTTGAGTTCCAGTGGCTGAGAGAAAAG ACAGGCAAGGTGTTGGCAAAGGGGCCTGTGCTCCCATTACGCAACCTGAAAcgggaggcagggggaggctaCCGCTGCGTGGCATCTGTGCCCAGCGTTCCCGGCCTGAACCGCACCCAGCTCGTCAACGTGGCCATTTTTG GGTCCCCGTGGATGGCACTAAGGGAGAGGAAGATGTGGGTGAAGGAGAACTCAGTGCTGAATCTGTCCTGTGAAGCATCAGGGCATCCTCGGCCCAGCATCGTCTGGAGCGTCGACGGCGCG GCCAGCGAACAGGACCAAGATCCACAGAGTGTCCTGAGCGTCCTGAGTGTCCTTGTGACCCCAGAGCTGTTGGAGACAGGTGCTGAGTGCGTGGCCTCCAACTCCCTGGGCAGAAACACCACCGTCATTATCCTGGAGCTGG ACTCCAACAGAACCACTAGCCTCAGCACCTCCACCGTCAGTCCCTACGCCAGAGCCAACAGCACGTCCACAG AGAAAAAGCTGACAGAGCCCGAAAGCAAGGGTGTGGTCATCGTGGCCGTGACCGTGTGTGTCCTGGTCCTGGCTGTGCTGGGCGCTGTCCTCTATTTCTTCTACAAGAAGGGCAAGCTGCCGTGCGGACGGTCAGGCAAACAAGAGAT cacgCTGCCCCCGTCTCGTAAGGGCGAATTTGTAGTTGAAGTTAAGTCAGATAAGCTCCCAGAAGAGATGGGCCTCCTTCAGGGCAGCAACGGTGACAAGAGGGCTCCAGGAGACCAG GGAGAGAAATACATCGATCTGAGGCACTAG
- the MCAM gene encoding cell surface glycoprotein MUC18 isoform X1, which yields MERSGLICAFLIAACCCCRRAAGVPGEAEQPEPEQVEVEVGGTALLRCGPSHSQGNFSHADWFSVHKEKPTLIFRVRQGQGQSEPGEYQSRLSLQDKGTTLVLTGITPHDERIFLCQGKRPRSQEHRIQLRVYKAPEEPLIQVNALGISVNSEEPGEVATCVGRNGYPLPQVTWYKNSQSLKEEKNRVHIQSSQIVESSGLYTLRSVLKAQLTKEDKDAQFYCELSYRLPSGNHMKESREVTVPVFYPAERVWLEVEPEGMLKEGDRVEIRCLADGNPPPHFSISKQNLSTREMEEERTDDNGVLVLEPAQKEHSGLYECQGLDLETTASLLSDQQELVVNYVSEVRVSPAAPETQEGSSLTLTCEAESNQDLEFQWLREKTGKVLAKGPVLPLRNLKREAGGGYRCVASVPSVPGLNRTQLVNVAIFGSPWMALRERKMWVKENSVLNLSCEASGHPRPSIVWSVDGAASEQDQDPQSVLSVLSVLVTPELLETGAECVASNSLGRNTTVIILELDSNRTTSLSTSTVSPYARANSTSTEKKLTEPESKGVVIVAVTVCVLVLAVLGAVLYFFYKKGKLPCGRSGKQEMERNTSI from the exons ATGGAACGGTCCGGGCTCATCTGCGCCTTCCTGATCGCCGCCTGCTGCTGCTGTCGCCGCGCCGCGG gTGTGCCTGGAGAGGCTGAGCAGCCCGAGCCGGAGCAGGTGGAGGTGGAAGTGGGCGGCACTGCCCTTCTGAGATGTGGCCCCTCCCACTCCCAGGGCAACTTCAGCCACGCGGACTGGTTTTCT GTCCACAAGGAGAAGCCAACACTCATCTTCCGCGTGCGTCAGGGCCAGGGCCAGAGCGAACCTGGGGAGTACCAGAGTCGGCTCAGCCTCCAGGACAAAGGGACTACTCTGGTCCTAACAGGCATCACCCCCCACGATGAGCGCATCTTCCTGTGCCAGGGCAAGCGCCCCCGGTCCCAGGAGCACCGGATCCAGCTCCGTGTCTACA AAGCTCCGGAGGAGCCACTCATCCAGGTCAATGCCTTGGGCATTTCTGTGAACAGTGAGGAGCCTGGGGAG GTTGCCACCTGTGTGGGGAGGAATGGGTACCCCCTTCCTCAAGTCACCTGGTACAAGAACAGCCAGTCCCTGAAGGAGGAGAAGAACC ggGTCCACATCCAGTCGTCCCAGATCGTGGAGTCGAGCGGTCTGTACACCTTGAGGAGCGTTCTGAAGGCACAGCTGACCAAGGAGGACAAAGATGCCCAGTTTTACTGCGAGCTCAGCTATCGGCTGCCCAGTGGGAACCACATGAAGGAATCTAGGGAGGTCACTGTCCCTGTTTTCT ACCCGGCAGAGAGAGTGTGGCTGGAAGTGGAGCCTGAGGGGATGCTGAAGGAGGGGGACCGCGTGGAAATCAGGTGTTTGGCTGATGGCAACCCCCCGCCCCACTTCAGCATCAGCAAGCAG AACCTCAGCACcagggagatggaggaagagaggaCCGATGACAACGGGGTCCTGGTCTTGGAGCCAGCCCAGAAGGAGCATAGCGGCCTCTACGAATGTCAGGGCCTGGACTTGGAAACCACGGCATCGCTGCTGAGCGACCAACAGGAGCTGGTGGTGAACT ATGTGTCTGAAGTCCGGGTGAGCCCCGCAGCCCCCGAGACCCAGGAGGGCAGCAGCCTCACCCTGACCTGTGAGGCAGAGAGTAACCAGGACCTTGAGTTCCAGTGGCTGAGAGAAAAG ACAGGCAAGGTGTTGGCAAAGGGGCCTGTGCTCCCATTACGCAACCTGAAAcgggaggcagggggaggctaCCGCTGCGTGGCATCTGTGCCCAGCGTTCCCGGCCTGAACCGCACCCAGCTCGTCAACGTGGCCATTTTTG GGTCCCCGTGGATGGCACTAAGGGAGAGGAAGATGTGGGTGAAGGAGAACTCAGTGCTGAATCTGTCCTGTGAAGCATCAGGGCATCCTCGGCCCAGCATCGTCTGGAGCGTCGACGGCGCG GCCAGCGAACAGGACCAAGATCCACAGAGTGTCCTGAGCGTCCTGAGTGTCCTTGTGACCCCAGAGCTGTTGGAGACAGGTGCTGAGTGCGTGGCCTCCAACTCCCTGGGCAGAAACACCACCGTCATTATCCTGGAGCTGG ACTCCAACAGAACCACTAGCCTCAGCACCTCCACCGTCAGTCCCTACGCCAGAGCCAACAGCACGTCCACAG AGAAAAAGCTGACAGAGCCCGAAAGCAAGGGTGTGGTCATCGTGGCCGTGACCGTGTGTGTCCTGGTCCTGGCTGTGCTGGGCGCTGTCCTCTATTTCTTCTACAAGAAGGGCAAGCTGCCGTGCGGACGGTCAGGCAAACAAGAGAT GGAGAGAAATACATCGATCTGA